A genomic region of Populus nigra chromosome 11, ddPopNigr1.1, whole genome shotgun sequence contains the following coding sequences:
- the LOC133668381 gene encoding probable magnesium transporter NIPA3 isoform X5, whose protein sequence is MAETEIGMSTDNIKGLVLALSSSLFIGASFIVKKKGLKKAGASGIRAGAGGYTYLFEPLWWIGMITMIAGEIANFAAYAFAPAILVTPLGALSIIISAALAHAILQEKLHTFGILGCALCVVGSTTIVLHAPQEREIESVKEVWDLATEPAFLLYAAIVITAAVVIIIRVIPHYGQTHVMVYISICSLMGSLSVMSVKALGIALKLTFSGMNQLLYPQTWAFTLIVLACVITQINYLNKALDTFNAAVVSPIYYVMFTSLTILASVIMFKDWDGKNASQIVTEICGFVTILSGTFLLHETKDMVEGSSQSSSLRLPKHEEEDEGLDPEGIPLRQVDTLRPK, encoded by the exons ATGGCGGAAACAGAGATAGGAATGTCAACAGATAACATAAAGGGATTGGTGTTGGCATTGTCTTCGAGTTTATTTATAGGAGCTAGTTTTATTGTTAAGAAAAAGGGGTTGAAGAAAGCTGGTGCTTCTGGTATTAGGGCAG GTGCTGGGGGTTATACTTACCTGTTTGAACCACTTTGGTGGATTGGCATGATAACAA TGATTGCTGGGGAAATTGCTAATTTTGCAGCCTATGCATTTGCACCAGCTATTCTAGTCACTCCTCTTGGTGCACTCAGTATCATTATCAG TGCTGCTCTTGCACATGCTATTTTACAGGAAAAGTTGCACACTTTTGGGATTCTTGGTTGTGCTCTTTGTGTTGTGGGTTCAACGACAATAGTTTTGCATGCACCTCAAGAACGTGAGATTGAGTCTGTGAAGGAAGTGTGGGACCTTGCAACAGAGCCAG CTTTTCTCTTGTATGCTGCTATTGTCATAACAGCTGCTGTTGTGATTATCATTCGTGTTATACCCCATTATGGGCAGACTCATGTTATGGTCTATATTTCAATTTGTTCCCTCATGGGCTCACTATCG GTTATGAGTGTCAAAGCACTTGGAATCGCTTTGAAGCTGACTTTCTCGGGAATGAATCAGTTACTATACCCCCAAACATGGGCTTTTACCTTGATTGTACTTGCCTGTGTAATCACTCAAATCAATTACTTAAACAAG GCTCTTGATACATTCAATGCAGCTGTTGTATCTCCCATATACTATGTGATGTTTACTTCATTAACAATTTTGGCTAGCGTAATCATGTTTAAG GATTGGGATGGAAAGAATGCATCTCAAATTGTCACTGAAATATGTGGATTTGTAACGATCCTTTCTGGGACTTTTCTTCTTCATGAAACGAAGGATATGGTTGAGG GGTCATCACAATCTTCATCATTGCGCCTTCCTAagcatgaagaagaagatgaaggacTTGACCCCGAAGGAATCCCTCTACGACAAGTAGACACTCTGAGACCAAAATAG
- the LOC133668381 gene encoding probable magnesium transporter NIPA3 isoform X6, with protein MITMIAGEIANFAAYAFAPAILVTPLGALSIIISAALAHAILQEKLHTFGILGCALCVVGSTTIVLHAPQEREIESVKEVWDLATEPAFLLYAAIVITAAVVIIIRVIPHYGQTHVMVYISICSLMGSLSVMSVKALGIALKLTFSGMNQLLYPQTWAFTLIVLACVITQINYLNKALDTFNAAVVSPIYYVMFTSLTILASVIMFKDWDGKNASQIVTEICGFVTILSGTFLLHETKDMVEGSSQSSSLRLPKHEEEDEGLDPEGIPLRQVDTLRPK; from the exons ATGATAACAA TGATTGCTGGGGAAATTGCTAATTTTGCAGCCTATGCATTTGCACCAGCTATTCTAGTCACTCCTCTTGGTGCACTCAGTATCATTATCAG TGCTGCTCTTGCACATGCTATTTTACAGGAAAAGTTGCACACTTTTGGGATTCTTGGTTGTGCTCTTTGTGTTGTGGGTTCAACGACAATAGTTTTGCATGCACCTCAAGAACGTGAGATTGAGTCTGTGAAGGAAGTGTGGGACCTTGCAACAGAGCCAG CTTTTCTCTTGTATGCTGCTATTGTCATAACAGCTGCTGTTGTGATTATCATTCGTGTTATACCCCATTATGGGCAGACTCATGTTATGGTCTATATTTCAATTTGTTCCCTCATGGGCTCACTATCG GTTATGAGTGTCAAAGCACTTGGAATCGCTTTGAAGCTGACTTTCTCGGGAATGAATCAGTTACTATACCCCCAAACATGGGCTTTTACCTTGATTGTACTTGCCTGTGTAATCACTCAAATCAATTACTTAAACAAG GCTCTTGATACATTCAATGCAGCTGTTGTATCTCCCATATACTATGTGATGTTTACTTCATTAACAATTTTGGCTAGCGTAATCATGTTTAAG GATTGGGATGGAAAGAATGCATCTCAAATTGTCACTGAAATATGTGGATTTGTAACGATCCTTTCTGGGACTTTTCTTCTTCATGAAACGAAGGATATGGTTGAGG GGTCATCACAATCTTCATCATTGCGCCTTCCTAagcatgaagaagaagatgaaggacTTGACCCCGAAGGAATCCCTCTACGACAAGTAGACACTCTGAGACCAAAATAG